A stretch of Stenotrophomonas indicatrix DNA encodes these proteins:
- a CDS encoding peptidylprolyl isomerase yields MPHRRRLALTALALACLLPAMASAATPYRSPQQILDASAASDWRTPDPANLLYMDLPAGRVIIELAPQFAPRHVANIQTFAHEHFWDGTSIYRSQDNFVVQFGDADADDAAKAKPFGSAQRKLPAEFERASAGLKVSVLPDRDGWAAQTGFVDGFPVGQDPQAGKAWLAHCYGMLGAGRSNEEDSSIGAELYVVTGQSPRQLDRNITLVGRVLKGMELLSAIQRGPAPMGFYTDPKLRTPIVSIRRASDVPAAERTPIQVLRTDSKTFADTVEARRNRVDDFYKRPAGHIDLCNIPVPVR; encoded by the coding sequence ATGCCGCACCGTCGCCGTCTTGCCCTGACCGCCCTCGCCCTGGCCTGCCTGCTGCCCGCAATGGCCAGCGCAGCCACACCCTACCGCAGCCCGCAGCAGATCCTTGATGCCTCGGCGGCCAGCGACTGGCGCACGCCGGACCCGGCCAACCTGCTGTACATGGACCTGCCGGCCGGGCGGGTGATCATCGAGCTGGCGCCGCAGTTCGCCCCGCGCCATGTCGCCAACATCCAGACCTTCGCCCACGAACACTTCTGGGACGGCACCAGCATCTACCGTTCGCAGGACAACTTCGTGGTGCAGTTCGGCGATGCCGACGCCGACGATGCCGCCAAGGCCAAGCCGTTCGGCAGCGCGCAGCGCAAGCTGCCGGCCGAGTTCGAGCGCGCCAGCGCCGGCCTGAAGGTGAGCGTGCTGCCGGATCGCGATGGCTGGGCAGCGCAGACCGGCTTCGTCGACGGCTTCCCGGTCGGTCAGGACCCGCAGGCCGGCAAGGCCTGGCTGGCGCACTGCTACGGCATGCTGGGTGCGGGCCGCAGCAACGAGGAAGACAGCAGCATCGGTGCAGAACTCTACGTGGTGACTGGCCAATCGCCGCGCCAGCTGGACCGCAACATCACCCTGGTCGGCCGCGTGCTGAAGGGCATGGAACTGCTCAGTGCGATCCAGCGTGGACCGGCACCGATGGGTTTCTACACCGACCCGAAGCTGCGCACACCGATCGTGTCGATCCGCCGCGCCAGTGACGTGCCTGCGGCCGAGCGCACGCCGATCCAGGTGCTGCGCACGGATTCAAAGACCTTCGCCGATACGGTGGAAGCGCGGCGCAACCGCGTGGATGATTTCTACAAGCGCCCGGCGGGGCATATCGACCTGTGCAATATTCCGGTGCCGGTGCGGTAG
- a CDS encoding PadR family transcriptional regulator — protein sequence MSEDDVHLKKFQKELSAGTVSLALLAVLARAGEPLYGYLIAKELERVGEGVLSGKQSALYPVLRNLEGAGLLESHVEPSSSGPPRRYYRINARGREVLQQWRQAWRDTRDSVDSVLEGVPQ from the coding sequence ATGTCCGAGGACGATGTCCACCTGAAGAAGTTCCAGAAGGAGCTCAGCGCCGGCACCGTGTCGCTGGCCCTGCTCGCAGTGCTGGCCCGCGCCGGTGAGCCGCTGTACGGCTACCTGATCGCCAAGGAGCTGGAACGGGTGGGCGAGGGCGTGCTCAGTGGCAAGCAGAGCGCGCTGTACCCGGTGCTGCGCAACCTGGAGGGCGCCGGCCTGCTGGAGAGCCATGTGGAGCCGTCCAGCAGCGGGCCGCCGCGCCGCTACTACCGCATCAATGCGCGTGGCCGGGAGGTGCTGCAGCAATGGCGCCAGGCCTGGCGCGACACCCGTGATTCCGTCGATTCCGTGTTGGAGGGGGTACCGCAATGA
- a CDS encoding sensor domain-containing protein has protein sequence MNDLDLAGNRLPSTIPQYLAQLRAALAGADPAMVQDALYDAEEYLRSELAAQPGRSEAEVIADVAGSYGAPDEVAEIYRETELTVNRALRTPRADTGPVLRAAAEASGAAPAAQPAAPVQRSLLARFFGVVTDPHTYGALFYMLLSLATGIFFFTWVVTGLSLSLGLLILIIGVPLTVLFFGSVRGLALLEGRLVEALLGERMPRRPQYTDRSRSWLQRIGDMFTDGRTWLTLLYFVLMLPLGIIYFTIAVTLLSLSLGLIWAPVAAIFSGDIPGIYINDVNVLPMAASPLVAIVVAAVGVLLLLLTMHLARGIGKLHGMLAKNLLVRL, from the coding sequence ATGAACGACCTGGACCTGGCAGGCAACCGTCTGCCCAGCACCATCCCGCAGTACCTGGCGCAGCTGCGTGCCGCGCTGGCCGGTGCCGATCCGGCGATGGTGCAGGATGCCCTGTACGACGCCGAGGAATACCTGCGCTCTGAACTGGCGGCGCAACCCGGCCGCAGCGAAGCCGAGGTCATCGCCGACGTCGCCGGCAGCTACGGCGCACCGGACGAGGTGGCGGAGATCTACCGCGAAACCGAGCTCACGGTGAACCGCGCGCTGCGCACGCCGCGGGCCGACACCGGCCCGGTGCTGCGTGCAGCGGCCGAGGCCAGCGGTGCTGCACCGGCGGCACAACCAGCAGCGCCCGTGCAACGCTCGCTGCTGGCGCGTTTCTTCGGCGTAGTGACGGACCCGCACACCTACGGCGCGCTGTTCTACATGCTGTTGTCGCTGGCCACCGGCATCTTCTTCTTCACCTGGGTGGTCACCGGTCTGTCGCTGTCGCTGGGCCTGCTGATCCTGATCATCGGCGTCCCGCTGACGGTGCTGTTCTTCGGCTCGGTGCGTGGACTGGCGTTGCTGGAAGGGCGGCTGGTGGAAGCGCTGCTGGGCGAGCGCATGCCGCGCCGGCCGCAGTACACCGACCGCAGCCGCAGCTGGCTGCAGCGTATCGGCGACATGTTCACCGATGGCCGCACTTGGCTGACCCTGCTGTACTTCGTGCTGATGCTGCCGCTGGGCATCATCTACTTCACCATCGCGGTGACCCTGCTGTCGCTGTCGCTGGGCTTGATCTGGGCACCGGTGGCGGCGATCTTCAGCGGCGACATCCCCGGCATCTACATCAACGACGTGAACGTGCTGCCGATGGCAGCCTCGCCGCTGGTGGCGATCGTGGTAGCAGCGGTGGGTGTGTTGCTGCTGCTGCTGACGATGCACCTGGCACGCGGCATCGGCAAGCTGCACGGCATGCTGGCCAAGAACCTGCTGGTGCGCTTGTAA
- a CDS encoding polyhydroxyalkanoate depolymerase, protein MLYQLHELTRNLLAPWVHQAQANAKFFANQGHWWSQMPGADRLAAVNELFHRIGKDYEKPEWGINEIEVEGERVPIVVHEELSKPFCKLLRFKRHSNEADQLHTMLNQPFVLVVAPLSGHHATLLRDTVRTLLRDHRVYVTDWVDARMVPGSEGEFGLDDYIAYIQEFIRHLGVERLHVVSVCQPTVPVLAAVSLMASRGEPTPRTLVMMGGPIDARCSPTAVNNLATQNPLSWFENNVIHTVPASYPGAGRRVYPGFLQHAGFLSMNPSRHFSSHWDFYTDLVKGDLEDADAHRRFYDEYNAVLDMPAKYYLDTISVVFQDFLLPRGEWVVNGEKVDPSAIRDTALLSIEGELDDIAGLGQTEAAQALCSGIPAERREHFIVDGAGHYGIFSGRRWREVVYPKVRDFFAAHAEAPASKATKKKSNVTPLRRKAG, encoded by the coding sequence ATGCTCTATCAACTGCACGAACTGACCCGCAACCTGCTCGCCCCCTGGGTGCACCAGGCCCAGGCCAACGCCAAGTTCTTCGCCAACCAGGGACACTGGTGGTCGCAGATGCCCGGCGCTGATCGCCTGGCGGCGGTCAATGAGCTGTTCCATCGCATCGGCAAGGATTACGAGAAGCCCGAATGGGGCATCAACGAAATCGAGGTCGAGGGCGAGCGCGTGCCGATCGTGGTGCACGAGGAACTCAGCAAGCCGTTCTGCAAGCTGCTGCGCTTCAAGCGCCACAGCAATGAAGCCGACCAGCTGCACACCATGCTCAACCAGCCGTTCGTGCTGGTGGTGGCGCCGTTGTCGGGTCATCACGCCACGCTGCTGCGCGACACCGTGCGCACGTTGCTGCGCGACCATCGCGTCTATGTGACCGACTGGGTCGACGCGCGCATGGTGCCCGGCAGCGAGGGCGAGTTCGGGCTGGACGACTACATCGCCTACATCCAGGAGTTCATCCGCCACCTTGGCGTGGAGCGCCTGCACGTGGTGAGTGTCTGCCAGCCGACCGTACCGGTGCTGGCCGCGGTTTCATTGATGGCCAGCCGCGGCGAACCGACGCCGCGCACGCTGGTGATGATGGGTGGCCCGATCGATGCGCGCTGCAGCCCGACCGCGGTCAACAACCTGGCGACGCAGAACCCGTTGTCGTGGTTCGAGAACAATGTCATCCACACCGTGCCGGCCAGCTATCCCGGTGCCGGCCGCCGCGTGTATCCCGGTTTCCTGCAGCACGCCGGCTTCCTGTCGATGAATCCCAGCCGCCACTTCAGCTCGCACTGGGATTTCTACACCGACCTGGTGAAGGGCGACCTGGAGGATGCCGACGCGCACCGTCGCTTCTACGACGAGTACAACGCGGTGCTGGACATGCCGGCCAAGTACTACCTGGACACCATCTCCGTGGTGTTCCAGGACTTCCTGCTGCCGCGTGGCGAGTGGGTGGTCAATGGCGAAAAGGTCGACCCGTCGGCAATCCGCGATACCGCGCTGCTGAGCATCGAAGGCGAGCTGGACGATATCGCCGGCCTCGGCCAGACCGAAGCGGCGCAGGCACTGTGCAGCGGTATACCGGCCGAACGCCGTGAACACTTCATCGTGGATGGTGCCGGCCATTACGGCATCTTCAGCGGCCGCCGCTGGCGCGAAGTGGTGTACCCGAAGGTGCGTGACTTCTTCGCCGCGCATGCCGAAGCCCCGGCATCGAAGGCCACGAAGAAGAAGAGCAACGTCACCCCGCTGCGCCGCAAGGCGGGGTAG
- a CDS encoding class I SAM-dependent DNA methyltransferase, with protein sequence MDKTYDAAYFQRWYRHADIGGSARLARKVALAVATAEYYLERPIRSVLDIGCGEGAWRAPLLKLRPKVEYLGFDSSEYAVRRYGRTRNLHLASFGDFAWLRPCAPVDLLICSDVMHYVPNRELRAGLAGLAELTAGVAFLETFAAEDEFEGDHDGFQSRPARWYRRELTRQGLQAVGSHLWLGPALATEATALEQAAR encoded by the coding sequence ATGGACAAGACCTACGACGCCGCCTACTTCCAGCGCTGGTACCGGCACGCCGACATCGGCGGCAGCGCGCGCCTGGCGCGCAAGGTCGCCCTCGCCGTGGCGACGGCCGAGTACTACCTGGAACGACCGATCCGCAGCGTGCTGGATATCGGCTGCGGCGAAGGTGCGTGGCGCGCACCGCTGCTGAAACTGCGTCCGAAGGTCGAATACCTCGGTTTCGACAGCAGCGAGTACGCTGTGCGCCGCTACGGCCGCACCCGCAACCTGCACCTGGCCAGCTTCGGCGATTTCGCCTGGCTGCGCCCCTGCGCCCCGGTCGACCTGCTGATCTGTTCGGACGTGATGCATTACGTGCCCAACCGCGAACTGCGCGCGGGCCTGGCCGGGCTGGCCGAACTGACCGCAGGGGTGGCCTTCCTGGAGACCTTTGCCGCCGAAGATGAATTCGAGGGCGACCATGACGGCTTCCAGTCGCGCCCGGCCCGCTGGTACCGGCGCGAGCTGACGCGCCAAGGCCTGCAGGCAGTCGGGTCCCACCTCTGGCTGGGGCCAGCACTGGCCACCGAAGCCACTGCGCTGGAACAGGCGGCCCGCTGA
- a CDS encoding CopD family protein, which produces MQSYYWVKTFHIVFVVAWMATVFYLPRILVNLSETAGQPAVVERLQLMGMRLYRFGHSMFGLAFVLGLVLWLGYKVIPDFPTMVAPGGAGWLHAKLGLVVVLLAYFIWIGRLLKGVARGRALPSSRALRWINEIPLLAFIPIVWLVLAKPF; this is translated from the coding sequence ATGCAGAGCTATTACTGGGTCAAGACCTTCCACATCGTGTTCGTGGTGGCATGGATGGCCACGGTGTTCTACCTGCCGCGCATCCTGGTGAACCTGTCCGAGACGGCGGGGCAGCCGGCGGTGGTCGAGCGCCTGCAGCTGATGGGCATGCGCCTGTATCGCTTCGGCCATTCGATGTTCGGCCTGGCGTTCGTGCTCGGCCTGGTGCTGTGGCTGGGCTACAAGGTGATTCCGGATTTCCCGACCATGGTCGCCCCGGGTGGCGCGGGATGGCTGCACGCCAAGCTGGGCCTGGTGGTGGTGCTGCTGGCGTACTTCATCTGGATCGGGCGGCTGCTCAAGGGCGTGGCCAGGGGCAGGGCGCTGCCGTCGTCGCGCGCGCTGCGCTGGATCAACGAGATCCCGCTGCTGGCCTTCATCCCGATCGTCTGGCTGGTGCTGGCCAAGCCGTTCTGA
- a CDS encoding acetyl-CoA carboxylase carboxyltransferase subunit alpha: MNPNYLDFEQPIADLEAKIQELRNASAGPAVNVEAEVHALQDKLRVRTAQIFRNLTSWQVLQLARHPSRPYTADYIRIICDEFQELAGDRAFADDKAIMGGLARINGRSVMVIGHQKGRDTKEKIKRNFGMPKPEGYRKALRLMKMAERFGLPVLTLIDTAGAWPGIDAESRGQSEAIARNLIEMAELKVPIICTVIGEGGSGGALALGVGDRTVMLEYAVYSTITPEGCASILWKDAGKAKDAAEQLGLTAPRLKGLGLVDKVVREPTGGAHRNPTQMAKRLKAVLLNELDALDALSTEELLDQRYKRLRSYGTYEAA; encoded by the coding sequence ATGAATCCGAACTACCTCGACTTCGAGCAACCCATCGCCGACCTGGAAGCCAAGATCCAGGAACTGCGCAACGCCAGTGCCGGGCCGGCGGTCAATGTCGAGGCCGAAGTGCATGCGCTGCAGGACAAGCTGCGCGTGCGCACCGCACAGATCTTCCGCAACCTGACCTCGTGGCAGGTGCTGCAGCTGGCCCGCCATCCGTCGCGCCCGTACACCGCCGACTACATCCGCATCATCTGCGATGAGTTCCAGGAACTGGCCGGCGACCGTGCCTTCGCCGACGACAAGGCGATCATGGGCGGCCTGGCCCGCATCAATGGCCGGTCGGTGATGGTCATCGGCCACCAGAAGGGCCGCGACACCAAGGAAAAGATCAAGCGCAACTTCGGCATGCCCAAGCCCGAGGGCTACCGCAAGGCGCTGCGCCTGATGAAGATGGCCGAGCGTTTCGGCCTGCCGGTGCTGACCCTGATCGACACCGCCGGCGCCTGGCCGGGCATCGATGCCGAGTCACGCGGCCAGTCCGAAGCGATCGCGCGCAACCTGATCGAAATGGCCGAACTGAAGGTGCCGATCATCTGCACCGTGATCGGTGAAGGCGGCTCCGGTGGCGCACTGGCGCTGGGCGTGGGCGACCGTACCGTGATGCTGGAATACGCGGTGTACTCGACCATCACCCCGGAAGGCTGTGCTTCGATCCTGTGGAAGGATGCCGGCAAGGCCAAGGATGCTGCCGAGCAGCTGGGCCTGACCGCGCCGCGCCTGAAGGGCCTGGGCCTGGTCGACAAGGTCGTGCGCGAGCCGACCGGCGGCGCCCACCGCAACCCGACGCAGATGGCCAAGCGACTGAAGGCCGTGCTGCTGAACGAGCTGGACGCGCTGGATGCGCTGTCCACCGAAGAGCTGCTGGACCAGCGCTACAAGCGCCTGCGCAGCTACGGTACTTACGAAGCGGCCTGA